Part of the Rhinolophus sinicus isolate RSC01 linkage group LG14, ASM3656204v1, whole genome shotgun sequence genome is shown below.
ACTGATATTTCCTACTTCAATTTGTAGAAGGTACCCCCAAATAGCCCAAGGTACACAGAATCTTTGGAAGGGAGGGACTGCAAAGTGACAGTGACTTTGGGAAAGGACAACGGTAGCCTGAATCATGCACCCTGCCAAGATGCCCATGTCCTAAtccttggaacctgtgaatgtgactttatgtggcaaagactttgcagatgtaactaagTTAATTATCTTAAAATGGGGGGATTGTCCTGGACTATTCAGGTGGATTCTAAATACAATCACAGATGTCCTTAGAGAAGGATATTTGATGAAAccagaagaggagaaggcagtGTGACCACGGAGGCAGAGAGTGGAGTGATGCAGTCACAAGCCGAGGattgctggcagccaccagaagctggcgGAGGTAAGGAAACAGATTACTCCCTAGCGGCTCTGCAGGGAGAACAGACCTGCTAACACCCTGATTTGGGCCCAATgatactgattttggacttctgtcctccagaactgcaagagaaGAAATtcctgttgtcttaagccaccaaAGTTGGGATAATTTGTTGGAGcaaccacaggaaactaatacagggtgTAATGCAACATTCCAAAAATTGGAACTATTCAGACCAATCAATTTAACTCCACAGTCACTTACAGGCAAAGAAGCTATTCTGTGATTCTGAGGAAAAGGAACAACTGAACAGAAAATGCCTCACAAGCTTCACTTGTTCAACCTAGTGGAAAGCTGGGCAGAATTTCCAATCACATAACCATATTGTGATAAACATGGAGagcaataattaaaaagaaaacagggttGAATAGGGCAATGCAGAAGTTACCTAGCAAGGAAACTCATTCATGCCAGTTTAGAGATTGCCAGCTGTCAAACATTAGGAGAAGGGGACTAAATGCCACGTGGGAAAACGGGGTACAGGGAATGGTAATGCTAACAATAGCTGCAATGTGCACAGTCTGCAAAGCATTTCCAAATGCATAATAGCAACGACTCATTGAGTGCTATGTGCTGCAGCCTTTactttcattatctcatttaatccacacaaacCCATCAAGATAGGTATTCTACTATCCATTTTACAAAAAGTGAACAAGCTAAGGACAGGCCACAGTGGCAGAACTAGGATTCAGAGCCACTATTTGTTTGCCTCCAAAGCCAGCTCTCTTTCTATTGTAGTGCCCTGCTTTATTTCGCCATTAATCCTCGCATATGCTCTGTAAAGtggactgtgagctccatgaCGATAGGGACTaagtgtctgtcttgttcaccactgcagctggtgatcaataaatattcgTTAGACGAATGAGCAGAACAGCTGAGGCCTAAAGAGATTAAGCAAtttatccaagatcacacagccactCCTTGACAGGGCCAGGTTCCCTGATTCCAAATCCCACGCACTACAAACTACGATCCTACAACATACTGAGCTATGTGTGTATCTTGGGCAGGGATATtgtggtggggggggagaggggagataTAGGACAAGCAGGTGAAATAacagaaggtttttaaaaaatatataaatgctgaGATCCTACATGAGTGGAGGTAAAGCCAAAGACCACGGCTGGAAAAGGTGAATTTGGCACAGTCAGAAGATGAAGGATGTGAATTGAAGATGAGGCAGTAAAGCACTGCTGGATCGGGGAATGGTCTGGGCAAAGACCAAAGTAAATTATATTCAGGGGAGCAGAGCCAGCGCCCAAATACCATACCATCAGTCACAAGGGTATGTGGGTGCATGCCAGTGGCAGTTTTGCCTATTAATCGAAGCAGAATAAGTGATTCCATGTGGTGAAGGACTTCTGAGCCAAATCGGGAGAGTCTCTGCTTGCCTGAAGCTGAACTATCTGCCAAACTCTCCCAAAGTACTGGCTGGACACCCAGACTGGAAATGAGAAACTCAAAAATAATGAGGACGGTGGTGGGAGGTAAGGAGGTTGGAAGAGAGACGTGCCGCAGAGTCTGAAGCTCGACTGATTGCTCTTTGTCAGTTCCATCCCCTTGTTCCCTCATCTTTTCTGAGGAAATGAAAAAGTTTTTACAGGACACTCAATTTAGACGCCAAACCAGAGGCTTTCCAGGtaacacagacaagaaaaagggtAACTCCTCTACAATTTTAATAAACGCCTGTAAGTTTCCAAGAGGAAGGATTCACATTTAGAGTGACCACTCCTGGCTACTCCTTGAGGCAGACCTTCCCTTGGTCTCAAAGGAATCTGAAGCAGTAGGACAATAGATGATGGCAGCTCCATCACAACCCTGTTAAATGtaggaattaaactagaaaaacaaCTGTATTCCCTCCTGACGAATTCCAGAATCATACTCatttgtattcccagcacctagcacagtgacCGCCCCACGGCAGGAATTCAAAGTGTTGAACAAAGGGAAACTGACGGTAAACATATCATTGGGCACAGATAACAAAATGGAtctaaaaatctgttttcataGGAATCTTTGGGTTTACACTGTCAGGATTTAAGAGTGGGACAAAATGAGACATGTTCTTCCCAAGGAACTATGAACCAGTTAATTTGAGATAACACTCATCATTTTTTCAAGTGCCCATCAAGAGTCAGGtgcaatatctcatttaatccccataaCCCTCAAGGACACTGAAGCTCAGTGAGGTTAAGTCACTTCCCCAAAGACATAGCTGGCAAGTGACAGAAATTTCATCTGGGATTTAATCCAGACTTGTCCGACTCCAAACCATGTGTGTGCTCTTTTCACTACACTTTTttagggagaggaaaaaaaaaaattactgtctaTAGAGAAAGCCCTGTAACATTTCTCTACATTATTACTAAGCTAGAAAGGTAAAGATATAGTCACTTCCAGGTCAGGCAGGACCTGGCCAACCAGAGAGGAGTGATGTCTCAGAAATTCCAGACCTAAATTCTATATACCACACCCCTCACTATATATTCCTTATTACACTATAGATCTGGAGCTCAAACTCAGGAAATGCCACACTggttaaacaaaaacaacaaagaaaatcctCAAATCTCCCTTCTCAGAAGCCCTAGAAATTAGGcatctttaaaatgaacatttctaaTGGAAATCGGGTTTCTGCCTGGCTCATTTCCACAGAATTTAACATGGAGAGAGCCAAGGCCTGGGATTTATCCTCAGTTCCTGGGCAAGGGCCAGGAAAACAGGGCCAGACAGACAGGCCTGAGTTGAGAGGCTCCATACTTAAAAAGACACCAAAGTGAGGTACTAAGTCACAGGAAGAGGCTGTGAGCTCAATAGTATGGGTCCAGATTTAAAAACACAAGTTATTATAAGTGACTTGTGAAGGCACTACCGATTTCCCAGTAAATCTGAAGTTGCATTGGAAAGTTCAGAGTGACGCTAAGtaagaaaagaattaagaaatcAAGGAGATGGTGTCAGCGTACAGGGGAATCCAGGAATTGCTGAGATCACAGAAGAAAGACTGAGACGGTATGGATGAGAAACGTCTTGGATCTGAGATAAAGGATAGGATCCCACACAATAGGGAGCCGTCCTCAAAGGCAGAGAGATGTTACCGCTACAGGAGGGATTCTATTTCTGAATGAGAAAAGGTTGGGAAGAGGGCTCTATCTGTAACAAGGAATCCCAGGAGAAAATAGTAGTAACTCAATAAAGGGGAGGGGGTGAGAGGCTTAGgcgtgtgtatgagtgtgtgtgtgtgtgtgtgtgcgtgcgcgtgcgtgtgtgtgtgtgtgtgtgtgtgtagcccaGAAGGAAACTCCCCAAAAGGAAATGCATGTGAGGGCTCTACGCCAGGAAAAGCGATCCAGAGGACTGTGGGAGCAAGGCTCCCGTACAGAGGGTGTCCCGCAGGAGGCCAGACCCGCACTCACCTCGGCCATAGCCCTGCGTGTGCTTGGCGAAGCTCCTCACCACGGCCTCCACGGCCTCCCGCAGGACTGCCGGGCTGCCTGGGGCGCCGGGAGGCAGTGGCAGCCCGGAGGCCCCGGACAGGAGCAGGGGCGGCGGGGGCGGTGCGGGGGGCGGTGGGGCCGGCGGGGGGCCCACGGGGGGTGTGGCGGGGGCAGCCGCGGCCCCAGTCACTCCAGGCCGCAGGGCTCTCAGAGTGCCCCTCCCGCTGGTGCCCACTCCAGGCTGCAACCGCTGAGCTCGCATAGTCTCCATCCCTGCCGCCAGTGGAGTAGCGGCCGGGAGCCTGCCAGCCTGGCGAGCTAACGGTCCCAGCCACCCCCGCCAGCTAGCGCCCAGGGACTGAAGGCGGTGCCGGAGCCCAGCCGTCAATCAAGCGGGGGCGGGGACGAGCCAGGTCCTATGCCAATCACCAAAGGGGGGCGGGAGCTGGCGGGAGCTGGCGGGCTGCAGCTCAGCCGTAGGCAAATTATTGCGGAGGGCGGAGGTTCTGAGCACCCAATTGCAAAGAGAGAAAGCGATAGCCTCCACCCGAAAGAAGCTTAGCTTGGGCGCCGTCTTTGGGAACACTAGAAATTCCCTGGGGCGAGGCTGGGGCGTGGGGGGAAATAGGCCTGGAAGCAAGTCTGTGGGAATTGTAGAGTGAGAAGATACTTAGAGATCATTTGTCTGActactcattttatagatgaggaaactggctcagagaagtggtgtgacttgtccaagatcgcATGCAATTGGTGGTGGAGTTAAAGCAATGAACGAACGATGCTGACATTTAATGAGCCAATATTTACTTACTATATGTCAGACAGTATGCAATGCACCTAGTGCATTGTCTTATTTAATAAACACAATCACTAACTAGATTTTAGCATTTTATGGTTAAGGAAACTGATACTCCATGAGACTAAATAAAATTGCCCAAAATTAATAGCTAGGAGATGGCAAAGGGGAGGGTCAGACATAGGTCTTCTGATGCCCAATATTTTGATCTTTCATTATACCACATTGCTGGGTAATTTTCTGATTTCACCTGTTCTAAGTTGGGGGGAGTAAGAAAGAGTAAAAGGGGCTGCTCTCTTACCTCCCATTAGAGTGAGGAAGAGTTAGAATATATGCAGAAAACTAGCAAACTGAGAGGTCCAGGGGGCAGATTGAGACAGGTACCCTTGTTCATAGAACCTGTCAGGCTAGGGTCTTCTGATGACTCATGcgcgtgcgtacacacacacacacacacacacacacacacatatcctttGTCAGTTGACCATATCATGCCATTTTTACCTAGGTCAGGTTATATACTaactcctcttttctcctctctttccctctcaatATGTCTCTCTCTACCCTACTGTGGCTCTGAAATCAAGGATGAGGAAatagaaagcagaagaaaatggatGAAATGAACCTGGTGAGATGAAAGTTAGAACCCTGAGGAAAAACTTAGGAGTGCTCAAGAAATAGGAAGCTTGAAAGAGGGACAGTTAATCTACTGACATATATCTGCTGATGGTGGAGGGAGGGACTCTTCCTAGGAATCTTAAAGAATTTGAGGATGGACATAGGGGAGACTGGGGGAAATGAAAGCCTATCAAATGCCTTAAAACCTTTAGGACACTGGACACTTGCCTTTTCTTCTACAACCACAGTTGGTTAGTTGGTTTCCTGGAAAGAAAGTGAGTGGGACCTCTAAGTATCCCCTAGCTTATTAGTTAGCATTACCCTCCTTCCCCGTTCCTCattccccacaccccacacccccaggcaGAAGTGACAAAACAGAGACTTCTGAACACATTTATTTGATATGTCAAGTGGAGAGAGGAGTGATTTAGGGTTACTCCCCACTTCTACCTGTGGGGGTGTTCATAAGCTCAGACACACAGAAGAGCAGCTTAGAGCCCATGACCCACCCCCTGGGAAAATGAGACAACCTGTTGTACTGGCTGGGGGAACAGGGTGGGAATAAAAAGTGGGAAGTTGAGAAGTAAAGCTGAGAGCAGGAAGAGCAGCAGCAGAACTGAGCCTAGGGGTTGCTGCTGGAAACCCCCAAGGACAGTGAAGAAGATATCTTGAGCAGTGGTGAGGGCTGGAAGCAGGGTGTGAAtaaggagctgggcctggagagAGAAGCAAGACCTGCAGAACAGGGTGGAATATTCACGAAGAGGGTAGAGTGTTCAAAATCATGAGTGGGCTGTGTTGCGGGGCATATATGGAAAACAAGGGGTTGCTTCTGTAGGGAGAGCAAAGAGATTGGAGACTATCCATAAGTAGGGGTTCCATACTGTTTCTGAACAAAAATGCAAGTGAGTTTGGGACCCATTTGGGGCCTTAGCACAAGTGGCCCAGTGTTTGCAGTGCCTGTTGGTACCCAACTAATCCCATATGCATGTGAAGTGACCAGGGCATGAATGCATGTGTCTATATGCCCAATAAATAGAGTACTTACCCTTCCCTGCAAATAAGAGTAACTGTGCTTGTGGACACGTTTGCCCATGTGTGCGTGCACCGTGCCCATGAGCACATGCAAGAGACCCTTATGtccgtggtgtgtgtgtgagctggTTCTTTCGCCTGTCCCATCAAAGTCCTGATCCCCCACCCTCCTTGGCTCCTTTCACTCTTCTCAGCGCCCTGGCTCCCCTGGCCCGCCTAGACTCTGGAATCCCCCTAACAGGCGGATCTGCTCAGTCTGCATGGAGTGGCGCCTCACCAACTTTCTCTTGGTCCTGGGAGAGGCTGGCGCCCCCGCCTGGGGAGGGGCGGGCAGCGAAGGCGCCCGACCTCCGGGTTGGGGGCGAATGTCGGGGATGGGAGGATGGGGGCTGACGTTGAGCGGGGGCAGGAAACCTGGCCGCGTTTGCGAGATATGGTCCAGGAGCAATGTCCCGGAGCCCCTCCGCTCCAGCAGCCCAGGACTTCGCCTCCGCCCACTCAGCGGAGATACAGCCCCTGGCAGACTCTCCAGGGACTGGCGCGGGGAGGGAGCCGAGCCGGCCGGAGGGAGGGTCAGCGGGGAGGCGCTGTATCGGCGGCGTTCCAGGGACGGGCGGCTGCACTCCGGCGAGTCAGGGCAAAGATTTCCGGGGGTGTCCAGCTCCACCGGCTCCATGCGGCTCAGTTTCTGCCTCAGCCCTGAAGGGAGACCAGACTCCTGAGCTTCTGGTGCGGTGTTTCGGCGAGAGAGGGGACCTCCACCCATCACTTTCTCCGCCCACGGGGGCGGGTCCTCCGGGCCTTCGGTGCTGTGACGTCTGGAAAGACGGGGTCGGCCTGTCAGGGTCAGGCCATTAAATTCGGCGGTCAGGCGCTCCATCCCCGGCCTCCCTTCTGCGGGTGGGACCGGTTGAGGAGCCACTAGGCCCCAGGGCTCGGAGTTGAGCCTTTTTAGTGGTTTCGGAGGGTGACGGGGTGGTTTGGGGAGCGGTTCAGAAGGGGAGGGTTCATCGGGTGGCTTAGGAAGAGGGAATTCAAATACGTCCcgcttctcctcttcttcctgggtgCGAGGGGATAGCAACCCCCGTCCTCCTCCTGCAGTCTGCAGTTGGATTTCCGAAGGTGACGTGCAGACCCCCGGGCTAGGAGGAGCGGGAGCGGGGTCCTCCACCCCCGGGGACGGTGGGGAATTGAGATACTGCCGGGTCTTCTTGGTGCCCGAAGGCGAGGTGtcggtggtgatgatgatgacctCCGTGCCCTTGGCCTTACAAGCGTCCAGCAGCGTGGCAAGGGTCTCGCGGTCCCCGCGGTCCAGGGCGTGGACAAGTGCCGAGGCGCCCGCGTGATCTCGGACTGAGGGGTCTGCGCCGTGGGCGAGGAGCAGCGAGACTACTGCGGCGCCCCCACCCCCGGCGCAAGCGTGCATGAGCGCGGTGCGCCCTAGGCGGTCTGCGATGTTGGGGTCCGCGCCTTGTTCCAGGAGGTAGCGTACCATACGCGCCTTGTTCTGGGGGTCATCGTAGCGGGCCCGACAGGCAGCCATTAGCGCAGTCTCCCCCTGGGCATCACCCTCATTCACGTAGGCGCCCCCCTCCAGAAGCAAACGGGCCAAGCGTAGCTTACCCTGACCCACAGCCCGAAGAAGAGCGTGGCCCTCGGTGTGCAGCATAGCTGCGGCTGGGGCGAGAGCACCGATGGAACGGGGCCTGGGACCTGCCGAAGAAGGCtaggg
Proteins encoded:
- the ANKRD34A gene encoding ankyrin repeat domain-containing protein 34A produces the protein MLHTEGHALLRAVGQGKLRLARLLLEGGAYVNEGDAQGETALMAACRARYDDPQNKARMVRYLLEQGADPNIADRLGRTALMHACAGGGGAAVVSLLLAHGADPSVRDHAGASALVHALDRGDRETLATLLDACKAKGTEVIIITTDTSPSGTKKTRQYLNSPPSPGVEDPAPAPPSPGVCTSPSEIQLQTAGGGRGLLSPRTQEEEEKRDVFEFPLPKPPDEPSPSEPLPKPPRHPPKPLKRLNSEPWGLVAPQPVPPAEGRPGMERLTAEFNGLTLTGRPRLSRRHSTEGPEDPPPWAEKVMGGGPLSRRNTAPEAQESGLPSGLRQKLSRMEPVELDTPGNLCPDSPECSRPSLERRRYSASPLTLPPAGSAPSPRQSLESLPGAVSPLSGRRRSPGLLERRGSGTLLLDHISQTRPGFLPPLNVSPHPPIPDIRPQPGGRAPSLPAPPQAGAPASPRTKRKLVRRHSMQTEQIRLLGGFQSLGGPGEPGR